Below is a window of Bacteroidales bacterium DNA.
CTAATTCAGGCTTATTTAACACTCTGCTTCCAGGCAATCATACCCTGCAGGTGAAAGATGCCAATGGCTGCATAAGTACAGGCAATTTCACCATTAATAATATTTTTGTCGGAATGACCTTCAATGGCGGTACAGCATCTGCCTGCCCTGGCAATACAGTATTGGTACCTGTTTATGCCACCGGATTCAGTAATATCAGGAGTTTCGACCTTTGTTTATCATACGATAACAGTATCGCCGGCTTTATTCAAACCAGTTCCCTGCATAGTTCACTCAGCGGCACAACTACCGATGCCTCTGTGCCGGGCAACCTGCACCTTACCTGGGATGGAACCTCCAATGTGACCATCAATAACGGCGACCTGCTTTTCAATCTTGAATTCACCGGGTTACAGTCAGGAATCGCCAATGTGAACTGGAATGATTTTCTGCCGGGAATTTGCGGAGTATTCGACCAGAATAATATCGCACTGGTTACGAATTTTATTCCCGGGAAAGCTACTTTCTATCAAACACCACAGGCTATTATTTCCGGTGATACTGACTTATGTCTGGGAGATCCCCTTGATCTGACCGCCGAAGGTGACACCCTGACTCATCAATGGACTTTACCCGATGGTACTTCATTTATAGGGCACCGAATACAACAACCCTCTTCTGTTATTGCTGATGAAGGGAAATACCTTGTGGTAGCAACCAATACTTTAGGTTGTGACAGTCGTGACTCAGTCCAGGTGGCAGTTCACCCAATTCCTACAGTTAGCCTGGCTCCTGCCGACAGTGTTTGTACAGAAGCAGAAAATATTCTTACTCCCGGAAATGCCTTTGCGTCCTACCTATGGCCCGATGGCAGCGGTAATCCTACATACCTTGCCCCGGGTGAAGGCGTATACTGGGTGCAGGTGACTGATGCCTCCGGATGTATAGCCAGGGATACCGTCAGCCTGATCATTTGTCCTGCTGCACTGTATGTCCCAACAGCATTTTCTCCTAATAGTGATGGCCATAACGATTCCTTTAAAGCCAGGTATAGTGATGTGGATGTACTTGAAGGATTCAGGCTTGTAGTTTATGACCGATGGGGGCAATTGCTCTTTGAATCAAATGATATAGAACTGGGATGGGATGGGAAATTCAAAGGGGAATATTGTCCTACTGGTGTTTATACTTATGTCATTTTCTTCAGGAAGCCTGAAGGTAAAACCATCTCACAGGAAAGCCCATACCGGGGACTGATCACGCTTGTGAGGTAAAATCTCTGACCGAATACTGCAATTTCCAGAAACTGTAGCTCTTGTTCCACCGGGCAATCATTTATCTTTGTCCTCACAAAGCGCTGGTTTAATTCTTATAAAATGTTAAGGTTCGCATTTCCACTTTTCATCCTTTTTTCTTCAATCTTTTCCCCTGCTGCCCAGTCGCAGAATACTTCCATTGGTGGTGAATTAAAAATATTTCATGCAGGGAGTCTTTCTGTTCCAATGAAAGAAGTGACAACTGCCTTTAATAAACAATATCCTAAGGTGAAGGTCTTGCTTGAATCAGCGGGTAGTGTAGCATCAGCCAGGAAAATAACAGACCTTAAAAAACCTTGCGATATCATGGCTTCTGCCGATTATGCCGTTATCGACAATATGTTGATCCCGGAGTATGCCGACTGGAACATCAAATTTGTCAGTAATGAACTCTCCATTGTTTACAGTGAAAAGAGCCGTTATGCATCTCAAATCAACAACAAGAACTGGTTGGATATCCTGATGAAGGAGGATGTCGCTTTTGGCCGTGCCGATCCGAACTCTGACCCATGTGGTTATCGTACAGTTATGGCCTTGCAGCTGGCTGAAAAACATTATAAAAAGCCCGGCCTTGCAGCAAAATTCCTTGCAAAAGACCTTAATTATATGCGCCCTAAGGAGGTGGACCTGATTGCTTTACTGGAGACAGGTTCAATAGATTATATCTTTCTGTATAAGTCAGTTGCCATTCAGCATCAGTTAAAATATGTCACCCTGCCCGACCAGGTGAATCTGAAAAATCCTGCGTATTCGAATCTCTATGCTACCGCTAAAGTGGAAATCAATGGAAAAGCACCAGGCAGCAAGGAAACGATGACCGGTGAACCTATGATCTACGGAGTTACAATGCTCAAAAATGCCCCAAATAAAGCCGCAGCCCTGGCTTTCCTGAAATTCCTGTTGTCAAAGGATCAAGGCATGAAGATCATGCAGAAAAACGGACAGCCTTCTGTGATTCCGATGGAGAATGAGCATTTTGACCGACTGCCCAAAGAACTGAAGGTTTTTGCAAAGAAGAGTAAATGAGGGGCTACTTTAAAAATGTCCCCCTCCTCAATCCCCCTTTTGAAAAGGGACGATAATGCAGTCCCCTTTGCAAAGGGGGGTCAGCTCGTGGCTGACGGGGATTGCCCCGGTGCAGGGTGATACCTTTTGGAGGAGAATTCTGCTTGAGTAACCTCCCCTTTCAAGGGCCTTGGCGGGGTGAGGTTTGGAAGGCTTTGAGTTAAATCCTTCAAATCCCCCTCAATCCCCCTTTTCCAAAGGGGGACGAGATTTTGCTTCAATAAAAAGGCTTCCGGGGAGGTAAATTCGCTCAAATCCCTCTCAACCGCCCTTTTTCAAAGGGGGACAATTAAACTAATAAGAAATTATGCTTTATATTTATCACACTTTCCGAAAGACCACTCATTTCTAAATTTCTAAATTTCTAAATTCTCATATTAACCCCCATGAACCACAACACCCCACTCATTTCCTGGCTGCTTGAAGGGGATGTATCCATACAATACCAGGTATATCAAGATCTATTGGGAGAACACAGGCCGGAACTGCAGGATCGTATAGCAACAGAAGGCTGGGGAAAGGCAATCCTGGATCAGAGGCACAAAAACGGGCATTGGGGATTGGGGTTTTACCAGCCAAAATGGACCTCTACCCATTACACCTTACTGGAATTGAGAAACCTTCGGATATCGCCCCATATTCCACAAATCAGGGAAAGCATTGACCAGGTTGTTCTCATGGAAAAAGGGCCGGATGGAGGGATCAATCCTTCCGGGAGCATTTCCCAGAGCGATGTGTGCATTAACGGGATGTTCCTGGATTATGCCTGCTATTTCAGAACCGATCAGGAGGCTCTCCGGTCAGTGATTGATTTTGTTTTAGGTCAACGACTACCGGATGGAGGGTTTAATTGCCGGTTCAACCGTTCAGGTGCGAAACACAGTTCGCTGCATTCCACCCTATCGGTTGCAGAAGGACTGGCCTGTTACGAAAAGAACGGCTATACCTACCGACTAGAGGCAGTTAAAGAAGCAAAGCGGAGTGCAGAGGAATTCATGCTGATGCATCATTTATTCAAGTCCGATAAAACGCATGAAATCATCCATCCCTCCTTCCTGAAATTCCCCTACCCTGCCCGTTGGAAATACGATGTCATGAGGGCTCTGGACTATTTCAGGTTCGCGGAGCATTCTCCTGATTCAAGAATGCAGGAAGCCCTGGATATAATCATTTCAAGGCAAAACCAGCAGGGACAGTGGAAATTGAATGCACCTTATCCCGGCAAAGTCCATATAGTGATGGAGAAATCAGGACAAGCCAGTCGCTGGAATACACTGAGAGCATTAAGAATCATAAATTACTTCTGCAAATAATCTCAAACTGCTCTTATATTTGCATTTCTGGTAGCATGAAATGATGGGATCTTTAAGCCCAGCTTACAGTCCTGCACCTGGCTGATGAATATGAACCGTCCGAACCTTTTTCACTCTTTTTTCCTGCTACTGGGCGGACTGGTTATTCTGTTCATTCTCGCCCCCTTACTGGGTATGTTCTTCGCCACCACACCAGAGCAAATATTCACCACGGCAAAGGAAGCAGAGGTACGCGACAGCATCTGGCTAACCCTTTGGACTTCCATGTTTGCCACCCTCCTTTTTGCTGTTGCGGCCATCCCTTTTGCCTATTTACTGGCAAGGAAGTCGTTTCCGCTGAAGAAACTGGTCAGTGGAATCATTGATATCCCGGTAGTGATCCCGCATTCAGCAGCTGGGATTGCTATCCTGGGCTTTGTATCAAGGGATACCTGGCTCGGACAAATGGGTTCTGCCGTAGGGTTGAACTTTGTAGGATCAGCAGCGGGAATCATTGTTGCAATGGCATTTGTGAGCATTCCATACCTCATCAATGCAGCCAGGGATGGATTTTTAGGGGTACCGGAACGGCTGGAAAAAGCAGCTTTATCACTGGGAGCTTCACCATTGCGGGTATTCATGACCATTTCCCTGCCCCTGGCCTGGCGAAATATCCTTTCCGGACTCATCCTGATGTTCGCCAGGGGAATGAGTGAATTTGGAGCGGTGGTAGTGGTGGCTTATCACCCGATGATCACCCCTGTCCTTATCTATGAACGATTTGGAGCTTTCGGATTAAAATATGCAAGGCCTGTATCGGTCATTTTTATCCTCATCACTCTTGCAGCATTTATCCTGCTCAGGTCATTATCCAGCGAAAAAAAGCTGAGAAAGGAAGCAGGTGAATAATCCTCTTGAGAAAGTTCCATTATTGCGCCTGGAGGGGATCTCCCGGCAATACGCCTCATTCTCGCTTAAAGAAATCGATTTTTCGATCCATGAGGGAGATTACTTCATCCTGCTGGGGGTTTCCGGGGCCGGAAAATCAATGATCCTTGAAACCATTGCAGGACTGGTAACTCCTGATTCCGGAACCATCCGGAAGAACGGACTCGATATTACAAACGAGAGTATTCAGAACCGGAAAATAGGGATCGTCTTCCAGGATCATGCCGTCTTTCCTCATATGAGTGTTTACGAGAATATCCTTTACCCAATAAAAAAGAAGATTCATAACAAATCTGAAAAGGATCAGCTGGTCAAAGAAATTGCCGAAAATCTTGGAATCAGGGGATTATTGAACAGGAAACCCTCTACCTTGTCAGGAGGAGAATTACAAAGGGTGGCACTAGCCCGTACACTGGTTCAGAAACCGGATTTGCTCCTCCTGGATGAACCCCTGGCTTCCCTGGATATAAAGCTCAAAACAGACCTTAGGAGTACCTTAAGAAGGCTTAACAAGCAGGGACAGACCATCATCCATGTGACTCATGATTATGAAGAAGCCATTTCCCTTGGAAACAGGATTGCTGTGATTCATGATGGCAGGATACTTCAATATGGTACTCCTGAAGAAGTCTTTCATCATCCCAGGTCAGAATTTGTTGCCCATTTTACCGGTGCCAAAAATTTCTTCAATGCAAGATTCAGCAGTGGAAGCCGGGAAGCATCTGTTACCGGCAAACTGATTATCCAGACTTCCTCAGATACCCTGCAGGAGGAGGGATTCATCCTGATCAGGAGTGAGGATATATTTCTTTCAGAAACGCATGTAGAGACCAGTGCGGTCAATCAGTTTCAAGGGACTATTTTGGAGATGGTGCCTACTCCCGGCGGATTTGAAATCAAGCTGGATATCGGAATTACATTGTTTGCAGCTATTACCAGGGAATCAGCTCAGAGAATGGGGCTGCATGAATCCATGACATGTTTCGCCTGTTTCAAGGCATCGGCTGTGAGAATCATTGATTAGCTTCTACCAGTTCCTGTTTGTTTCTTCTATCAACTGAATGGACCTGGATTTCCCAAGGTACCGGTCGATGATGAAATGGGCCAGGTAAATCAAAGGAGTAAGCAATATTGCCAGCACCAGTTTATAGGAATACTGAATCAGGCCCACTTTCAGCACCTGTTCCAGGCTCCAGTTCCCCAGGAAATAAAAAGCGATGACCAGGATTACAAAACTATCGATGAGCTGTGAAATAGCGGTTGAACCCGTTGCCCTGAGCCACAGGTATTTATGGCCGGTCAATTTCCGGAAATAATGAAATACGTAAGCATCCACCAGCTGACTAACGAGAAAAGCAGTTAAGGAGCCTACAATAATCCCCAATCCTTGCCTGAAAATGAGGGAATAGGCATAATCAATATTAAACTTGTTCCCTTGTGCATCCAGACCATTCAGATTTAACCAGAAATCGGCAGCTGGCATTTTGGTCCACCCAAGGATTATAACAAAACCATACCCTATCATCGCAGCAGTGAGGAAGCTGATTTTGCGCACCCCGCTCCTACCAAAATATTCATTCATTAGGTCGGAGATGATAAAAACCAATGGCCATATGAGTACGCCCACACTCATATTCAGGCTGATCTCAGACCCTAAAAACCGGAGATTCAGGGGAGCCATTCCCAATAATTTCTCCATTGAGAAGATCTTGACACCTCCAAATTCAGCTATAATGGCATTGGTGATAAAAAAAGCTGCCAATACCAGGAACAGGGTATTGCTGCGGTGGTGGTCGGAGCGGGATGATTTCAACATATGGAAAGATGCTTGATCAAAGGTAAGGAAAAATGAAGATCATTCCGATGTGAATAGCAATGGGACGATAAGCGTTATTGAAGTGTTTACTCTTCCTTTTTGATCCTGAAACTTCTCATGCCTTCCGGAGAGCTCAGCATAAGCATGAATTCCCCTCTCCTTCTTTTACATCCAATGCCCACGATCTCTGATGCCCCCTTGCCTATTTCACGGTCGAATAATCTTTTGATAAAAACACCATCAGTCCGATATAGTTCACCCACCACCCTGAGTGGCCTGGGCAGGGATAACAGTATTTTAAGCCGGGAGAGCGTCCTGTCGTATAAAACCAAGGTTCCATCGAAAGGATTCAGCTTGCAGGGTATTCCTGTTCCCGGGACATAGACTACACCCTGGGCCTCCAACAGCAAGCGTTCCAGGAAAGGATCCCAGTTCGTTCTGCCAGGGGCGTATGTATCCTGAACGCCATCCTGGTATAGTTCGGCAATAGTATGTACGAGGTTGCTGAGACCAGGCAATGATGACCTGGATTCTGTAGTTTGGTTCATAAAAGGGAGGTTAGCATAAATAGTGATCCCAGATAGACTTAAAATTACACTCTATCAGGAAAAACGAAAAACGTAATACCGTTTGGGGAAGAAAAGTATGAATTATAGAATTCAGGAGCCAGAATTCAGAATTCAGAATCCGGATGATATTATGAGCTGGCTCGGCAGATGGAACGCGGATCCGCCGGCTGGCGGACGGATCCTAACGCGGATTTAGGGATTTAATCCTCAGATTTGTATTCCTTTTCCGCCAGGATGAATTATTCACATTCGTGTACATTCATCCGAGCTTAGGTTTCGTGCAAATTCGTGGATTAAATTAACAAGGATTACAATTGTTTTATTTTTGCTTCCCTGTTTAGTTCAATTCAAATATTATGAGCACCCCTTACTTCGAAGGACAGACATTTTCGCATCAGAATCTCGCCGAAAGTCCCTTACAACAAGGAGAATATGAGGATTGCATCTTCAAAAACTGCGATTTCTCCAATTTTAACCTCTCCGGCTTCAGGTTCACCACATGCCGCTTCGAATCCTGCAACCTGAGCATGGTGAAACTCGGCAAAACCGCTTTCCAGGAGGCTGAATTTATGGATTGCAAAATATTGGGTGTGAACTTCAGCAGCTGCCACGAATTCCTGCTTTCTTTCAGCTTCAGGAATTGTATGCTAAACCTCTCCTCTTTCCAGAAACTGAAACTGAAAAAAATCCGCTTTTATAACTGCAGTCTCCAGGAATGCGATTTCACCGAATCCGACCTGCAGGAATGCCTCTTCGACCAATGCGACCTGCTCAGGGCTTTATTCTATCATACCAACCTCGAAAAAGCCGACTTCCGCACGGCCCTGCAATACTCCCTCGACCCTGAACAAAACCGCCTCAAAAAAGCACGCTTCTCTCTCGAAGGCGTCACCGGACTGCTGGATAAATATGGAATCCTTATTTCCTGAGTTGAAGATTGATTTAACTGCAAAAGAGTTTTTTAGCCACGAATGCACGAATCGGCTGGCGGACGAATAGATTTGTGTTCATTGTTGGACAGCCGGCGATTTGTCCGCCAGCCGGCGGATTTGTGTCCTTTTTCCTGCCCCCGGCACTTATTTAATTCGTGTGCATTCATCCACGACA
It encodes the following:
- the wtpA gene encoding tungstate ABC transporter substrate-binding protein WtpA — translated: MLRFAFPLFILFSSIFSPAAQSQNTSIGGELKIFHAGSLSVPMKEVTTAFNKQYPKVKVLLESAGSVASARKITDLKKPCDIMASADYAVIDNMLIPEYADWNIKFVSNELSIVYSEKSRYASQINNKNWLDILMKEDVAFGRADPNSDPCGYRTVMALQLAEKHYKKPGLAAKFLAKDLNYMRPKEVDLIALLETGSIDYIFLYKSVAIQHQLKYVTLPDQVNLKNPAYSNLYATAKVEINGKAPGSKETMTGEPMIYGVTMLKNAPNKAAALAFLKFLLSKDQGMKIMQKNGQPSVIPMENEHFDRLPKELKVFAKKSK
- a CDS encoding ABC transporter permease; translation: MNRPNLFHSFFLLLGGLVILFILAPLLGMFFATTPEQIFTTAKEAEVRDSIWLTLWTSMFATLLFAVAAIPFAYLLARKSFPLKKLVSGIIDIPVVIPHSAAGIAILGFVSRDTWLGQMGSAVGLNFVGSAAGIIVAMAFVSIPYLINAARDGFLGVPERLEKAALSLGASPLRVFMTISLPLAWRNILSGLILMFARGMSEFGAVVVVAYHPMITPVLIYERFGAFGLKYARPVSVIFILITLAAFILLRSLSSEKKLRKEAGE
- a CDS encoding ATP-binding cassette domain-containing protein, whose translation is MNNPLEKVPLLRLEGISRQYASFSLKEIDFSIHEGDYFILLGVSGAGKSMILETIAGLVTPDSGTIRKNGLDITNESIQNRKIGIVFQDHAVFPHMSVYENILYPIKKKIHNKSEKDQLVKEIAENLGIRGLLNRKPSTLSGGELQRVALARTLVQKPDLLLLDEPLASLDIKLKTDLRSTLRRLNKQGQTIIHVTHDYEEAISLGNRIAVIHDGRILQYGTPEEVFHHPRSEFVAHFTGAKNFFNARFSSGSREASVTGKLIIQTSSDTLQEEGFILIRSEDIFLSETHVETSAVNQFQGTILEMVPTPGGFEIKLDIGITLFAAITRESAQRMGLHESMTCFACFKASAVRIID
- a CDS encoding queuosine precursor transporter → MLKSSRSDHHRSNTLFLVLAAFFITNAIIAEFGGVKIFSMEKLLGMAPLNLRFLGSEISLNMSVGVLIWPLVFIISDLMNEYFGRSGVRKISFLTAAMIGYGFVIILGWTKMPAADFWLNLNGLDAQGNKFNIDYAYSLIFRQGLGIIVGSLTAFLVSQLVDAYVFHYFRKLTGHKYLWLRATGSTAISQLIDSFVILVIAFYFLGNWSLEQVLKVGLIQYSYKLVLAILLTPLIYLAHFIIDRYLGKSRSIQLIEETNRNW
- a CDS encoding pentapeptide repeat-containing protein, with product MSTPYFEGQTFSHQNLAESPLQQGEYEDCIFKNCDFSNFNLSGFRFTTCRFESCNLSMVKLGKTAFQEAEFMDCKILGVNFSSCHEFLLSFSFRNCMLNLSSFQKLKLKKIRFYNCSLQECDFTESDLQECLFDQCDLLRALFYHTNLEKADFRTALQYSLDPEQNRLKKARFSLEGVTGLLDKYGILIS